A window of the [Chlorobium] sp. 445 genome harbors these coding sequences:
- a CDS encoding L-lysine 6-transaminase, whose translation MQVLSRVSVSPETVHHTLAQTMIIDGLDVVLDLEQSQGSRLYDARSKRYLLDFFTFVASAPVGANHPKIWNDKAFLNKLLYAAIVNPSNSDIYSVEMAEFVETFRQLAMPASMKHVFWIAGGALAVENALKAAFDWKVKKNFRKGYKSERGHHVIYFKEAFHGRSGYTLSLTNTDPVKTELFPKFAWTCIANPKVTFPLTDERLAELERKERDAIEQMKQAFLDHKDDIAAVIIEPIQGEGGDNHFRREFFQALRVLSLENDAMLIFDEVQTGLGLTGTMWAAEQVLANPVAEPCKLPENITCNFRNEGGCTVHEDLCLPDMIAFGKKTQVCGFMASSRIDDIEDNVFRVPSRINSTWGGNLVDMLRCKKYLEIIEEERLLENVRLVGTALLGEIQLLAEDFIGIVTNPRGKGLMCAFDLRTKSERDAFIKRVQQNGLLMLGCGERSVRFRPPLNLSMEEMSEGMSIIRQTLKDMLF comes from the coding sequence ATGCAGGTTCTCTCGCGTGTAAGTGTTTCGCCTGAAACCGTGCATCACACACTAGCGCAAACTATGATTATTGATGGTCTTGATGTCGTCCTAGACTTAGAACAAAGCCAGGGCTCACGCTTGTATGATGCGCGCAGCAAACGCTATCTGTTGGATTTTTTCACCTTTGTCGCGTCTGCACCTGTTGGGGCAAATCATCCCAAGATTTGGAACGATAAAGCCTTCCTAAACAAACTTCTTTACGCTGCCATTGTCAATCCATCTAATTCTGACATTTATTCTGTCGAGATGGCGGAGTTTGTCGAGACCTTCAGACAACTGGCGATGCCCGCCAGCATGAAGCATGTGTTCTGGATTGCAGGTGGCGCTCTTGCTGTCGAGAATGCTCTCAAAGCGGCTTTTGACTGGAAAGTCAAAAAGAATTTTCGCAAGGGCTATAAGTCGGAACGCGGTCATCATGTTATTTACTTCAAAGAGGCATTCCATGGTCGGAGTGGCTATACGCTTTCGCTTACCAATACCGACCCTGTGAAAACCGAGCTCTTTCCAAAATTTGCTTGGACCTGCATTGCAAATCCGAAAGTAACATTCCCGCTCACGGATGAGCGTCTTGCTGAACTTGAACGCAAGGAGCGTGATGCGATTGAGCAGATGAAACAAGCCTTCCTTGATCACAAAGATGATATAGCGGCTGTCATCATTGAGCCTATTCAAGGTGAAGGTGGCGACAATCATTTCCGACGCGAATTCTTCCAAGCCTTGCGTGTGCTTTCGCTTGAAAACGACGCCATGCTCATTTTTGATGAGGTGCAAACAGGTCTTGGTCTCACAGGCACAATGTGGGCTGCCGAGCAAGTGCTTGCGAACCCTGTCGCTGAGCCCTGCAAATTGCCCGAAAATATCACCTGCAACTTTCGTAATGAAGGCGGGTGCACTGTACATGAAGATTTATGCTTGCCCGATATGATTGCCTTTGGCAAGAAAACGCAGGTATGCGGTTTTATGGCAAGCTCTCGCATTGATGATATTGAAGACAATGTCTTTCGCGTACCGAGCCGCATCAATTCCACTTGGGGCGGCAATTTGGTCGATATGCTCCGATGCAAAAAGTATCTTGAAATCATTGAAGAAGAACGGCTGCTTGAGAATGTTCGCCTCGTTGGTACAGCACTCTTAGGTGAAATTCAATTGCTTGCAGAAGATTTCATAGGCATTGTAACAAACCCACGCGGGAAAGGGCTCATGTGTGCTTTTGACTTGCGCACTAAATCGGAGCGAGATGCTTTTATCAAGCGTGTGCAGCAAAATGGTTTGCTTATGCTGGGCTGTGGAGAACGCAGCGTACGATTCCGCCCACCATTGAATCTTTCTATGGAAGAGATGAGTGAAGGGATGAGTATCATTCGCCAAACTCTGAAAGACATGCTGTTCTAA
- a CDS encoding murein hydrolase regulator LrgA: MLIQGFAIIFLLLLFSESVVRVLSLPLPGSVIGLLLLLLCLQVGVIKLDWIKSASDILLKNLSLFFVPPGVGLMLYVDALQYHAVAMLVAWVLSTFAVMATVALVQERLENNRSTP, from the coding sequence ATGCTAATACAAGGCTTTGCAATTATTTTTCTTTTGCTGCTCTTCAGCGAGAGTGTGGTGCGTGTCCTGTCACTGCCGCTGCCCGGTAGTGTAATTGGTTTGCTCCTGCTGCTGCTTTGCTTACAGGTGGGTGTCATCAAACTGGATTGGATAAAATCGGCGTCAGATATTTTGCTCAAAAATCTCTCACTGTTTTTTGTGCCCCCGGGCGTTGGACTCATGCTCTATGTGGATGCGCTTCAATATCACGCTGTGGCGATGCTGGTGGCGTGGGTGCTCAGCACATTTGCTGTAATGGCAACAGTGGCGCTGGTGCAAGAGCGATTAGAAAACAATCGTTCCACACCTTGA
- a CDS encoding CidB/LrgB family autolysis modulator encodes MQELSSLFTSRIFFIALTLLVFVVAQWLYGRTKFLLFNPVLISIAVLIAWLSLSGVSYETYMRGGEFISFFLAPAVVALAVPLYERLSDIKAQGKSILLAILAGSAVGILTAAGLAAGLGASQTLVVTIAPKSATAPIALAITEKLGGFSALAAAFSVATGVLGGAIGLPFLKLLRIQSRRAIGLAMGAAAHGIGTARAMEEGDIEGAFAGLALSLCGIFTALLTPLFIKIFLALSK; translated from the coding sequence ATGCAAGAACTCAGTTCGCTCTTTACATCAAGGATTTTCTTTATTGCGCTGACACTGTTGGTGTTTGTCGTGGCACAGTGGCTCTACGGTCGCACAAAGTTTTTGCTCTTCAACCCAGTGCTCATCTCCATTGCAGTGCTGATTGCATGGCTAAGTCTCTCAGGGGTAAGTTACGAGACCTACATGCGCGGCGGGGAATTCATTTCGTTTTTCTTAGCACCTGCAGTAGTGGCACTGGCTGTACCACTCTATGAGCGACTTTCCGACATCAAAGCACAAGGCAAAAGTATCCTGTTAGCCATTTTAGCTGGTAGTGCAGTGGGCATCTTGACAGCAGCGGGGCTTGCAGCGGGGCTTGGAGCAAGTCAAACTTTGGTGGTTACAATTGCCCCAAAATCAGCAACTGCGCCCATCGCTCTTGCGATTACAGAAAAACTGGGCGGATTTTCGGCGTTAGCGGCAGCGTTCTCTGTGGCAACGGGGGTACTTGGCGGTGCGATTGGCTTGCCATTTCTGAAATTGTTGCGTATTCAGAGCAGGCGCGCAATCGGCTTAGCCATGGGCGCAGCGGCGCACGGGATTGGTACAGCGCGCGCAATGGAAGAGGGTGATATCGAGGGTGCATTCGCTGGTCTTGCACTTTCTCTGTGCGGTATTTTTACAGCGCTGCTGACACCGCTTTTTATCAAAATTTTTCTTGCCTTATCTAAATGA